In Anthocerotibacter panamensis C109, the sequence CGCGACTGTCAGGCCAGTGTCCGCTTTGAGGTACAGGTACCGCGTTCGCTCAGTCTCCATTTGGGGCGCATCAATACGGCTAGTGGCAACATCACCGTGCAGGGCGTGACCGGCACCGTCCGGGTCAGCACCGCAAGCGGCGACCTCACCCTCAAAGACATCCGGGGCTTTGTCAATGCGAGTACTGCCAGTGGCGAAGTCCGCATTCAGAAGGTCATTGGGGCGGCGACCGCGAGCAGTGCTAGTGGCGATGTAGACGTGACTATTGATCGCTTGGAGGGAGACAAGGACCTCAAATTCACGTCAGCGAGTGGCGATGTGCGGGTGCGCTTGCCGGCCAATCTAGATGCAGATGTGGAACTGTCGAGCGCAACCGGGGCCGTCAAGACTAGCTTCCCGCTCCAAGTGGATGCCCGAAGCTTTGGTCAGCGGGCACGGG encodes:
- a CDS encoding DUF4097 family beta strand repeat-containing protein; translated protein: MRRTLVRLVPVTLLCLGIAFPVGAQDFQKSYTLAAEGMVKINNTSGNVAVTGYSGNVVRILAFKEGRDRDRVTIEDRSGDDEVNVQVRYDDCERDCQASVRFEVQVPRSLSLHLGRINTASGNITVQGVTGTVRVSTASGDLTLKDIRGFVNASTASGEVRIQKVIGAATASSASGDVDVTIDRLEGDKDLKFTSASGDVRVRLPANLDADVELSSATGAVKTSFPLQVDARSFGQRARGRLGSGARTLRVSTASGNVNLTSF